Proteins encoded within one genomic window of Pectobacterium araliae:
- a CDS encoding TIGR04211 family SH3 domain-containing protein gives MQKLGLLCFTLFSLTLSWTTQAEEKRYISDELLTYVHSGPGNQYRIVGTLNAGTEVTLLSVNESAGYAQIRDDKNRTTWIPLDQLSDTPSLRTRVPELEKQVKDLTDNLNNIDQTWNQRTTDMQQKVAASDDIINGLRQENQDLKNQLIVAQKKVSAANVQLDDKQRTIILQWFMYGGGVAGLGLLLGLLLPHIIPRKKKNDRWMN, from the coding sequence ATGCAGAAATTAGGCTTACTCTGTTTCACTTTATTTTCGCTCACGCTGAGTTGGACCACACAGGCGGAAGAAAAACGCTACATTTCCGATGAGTTGTTGACATATGTCCACAGCGGGCCGGGCAATCAATATCGTATCGTCGGCACACTGAATGCAGGCACTGAGGTCACGCTACTCAGCGTTAACGAAAGCGCAGGCTATGCACAGATTCGCGATGATAAAAATCGCACCACCTGGATTCCTCTCGACCAGCTTAGCGATACGCCAAGCCTGCGCACGCGGGTGCCGGAATTGGAAAAACAGGTAAAAGACCTGACTGACAACCTGAATAATATCGATCAGACCTGGAACCAGCGTACCACTGACATGCAGCAAAAAGTGGCTGCCAGCGATGATATTATCAACGGATTGCGCCAGGAAAATCAGGATCTGAAAAATCAGCTTATCGTTGCGCAGAAGAAAGTCAGTGCGGCGAATGTCCAGCTTGATGATAAACAGCGCACCATCATTCTACAGTGGTTCATGTATGGTGGCGGTGTTGCGGGTCTCGGTTTGCTGTTGGGTCTGCTGCTGCCGCACATCATCCCTCGCAAAAAGAAAAATGACCGTTGGATGAACTGA
- the hldE gene encoding bifunctional D-glycero-beta-D-manno-heptose-7-phosphate kinase/D-glycero-beta-D-manno-heptose 1-phosphate adenylyltransferase HldE — MKVTLPDFRQAGVLVVGDVMLDRYWYGPTSRISPEAPVPVVKVDTIEERPGGAANVAMNIAALGAGSRLVGLTGIDDAARALNAKLGEVNVKCDFVSVPTHPTITKLRVLSRNQQLIRLDFEEGFEGIDPQPIIERIQRALPKIGALVLSDYAKGALAHVQTMIQTAKAAGVPVLIDPKGTDFSRYRGATLLTPNLSEFEAVAGRSKTEEELVERGMQLVADYELSALLITRSEQGMTLLQPGKAPLHLPTQAQEVYDVTGAGDTVIGVLAAALAAGNPLEEACFLANAAAGVVVGKLGTSTVTPIELENAIRGRADTGFGVMTEEQLKQAVELARQRGEKIVMTNGCFDILHAGHVSYLANARKLGDRLIVAVNSDASTKRLKGPTRPVNPLPQRMIVLGALEAVDWVVPFEEDTPQRLIASILPDILVKGGDYQPHEIAGSEEVWANGGEVKVLNFEDGCSTTNIINTIKASTSKS, encoded by the coding sequence ATGAAAGTGACGCTGCCTGATTTCCGTCAAGCGGGTGTGTTAGTGGTGGGTGATGTCATGCTGGATCGTTACTGGTATGGCCCTACCAGCCGAATTTCACCAGAGGCACCGGTGCCTGTAGTCAAAGTTGATACGATCGAAGAGCGCCCGGGTGGGGCGGCGAACGTTGCAATGAATATCGCCGCATTGGGGGCTGGTTCGCGTCTGGTTGGGTTAACGGGAATTGATGATGCCGCTCGTGCACTGAATGCCAAACTGGGCGAAGTGAATGTGAAGTGTGACTTTGTTTCTGTTCCCACGCATCCCACTATCACCAAACTGCGCGTACTGTCGCGTAATCAGCAACTGATCCGACTGGATTTCGAAGAGGGCTTCGAGGGGATTGATCCTCAGCCGATCATCGAGCGTATCCAACGGGCGCTGCCAAAAATTGGTGCATTGGTGCTGTCTGACTATGCAAAAGGCGCGTTGGCGCATGTGCAAACCATGATTCAGACGGCAAAAGCGGCTGGCGTTCCGGTGCTGATCGACCCAAAAGGCACCGATTTTTCCCGTTACCGTGGTGCGACATTGCTAACGCCGAATCTGTCTGAATTTGAAGCTGTCGCAGGGCGCAGCAAAACGGAAGAAGAGCTGGTCGAGCGCGGTATGCAACTGGTGGCTGATTACGAGCTGTCTGCGTTGCTGATCACCCGTTCCGAACAAGGGATGACGCTGTTACAGCCGGGAAAAGCACCGCTGCATTTGCCGACGCAGGCGCAGGAAGTGTATGACGTGACCGGAGCGGGTGATACCGTCATTGGTGTGTTGGCCGCTGCGCTGGCGGCGGGGAATCCGTTGGAAGAAGCCTGTTTCCTGGCGAATGCCGCCGCAGGCGTCGTCGTTGGCAAACTGGGAACGTCCACGGTCACGCCGATTGAGTTGGAGAATGCTATCCGCGGTCGTGCCGATACCGGATTTGGCGTGATGACTGAAGAACAGTTGAAACAGGCCGTTGAGCTGGCGCGTCAGCGTGGCGAAAAGATTGTGATGACTAACGGCTGCTTCGATATTCTGCATGCTGGACATGTGTCTTATCTGGCAAATGCCCGCAAACTTGGTGACCGATTAATCGTTGCGGTAAACAGCGACGCTTCCACCAAACGGCTAAAGGGACCAACGCGCCCCGTCAACCCGTTGCCGCAGCGGATGATCGTGCTGGGTGCGTTGGAAGCTGTCGATTGGGTCGTGCCGTTTGAAGAAGATACACCGCAGCGCCTTATTGCCAGCATCCTGCCGGATATTCTGGTGAAAGGCGGAGACTACCAGCCACATGAAATCGCCGGTAGTGAAGAGGTCTGGGCCAACGGCGGTGAAGTGAAAGTCCTGAACTTTGAGGACGGTTGCTCCACGACGAACATCATCAACACGATTAAAGCCAGTACGTCTAAATCTTAA
- the bacA gene encoding undecaprenyl-diphosphate phosphatase, with amino-acid sequence MTDLHSLLIAFVLGVVEGLTEFLPVSSTGHMIIVGHWLGFVDEKAKTFEVIIQLGSILAVVVMFWRRLFGLIGIHFGKVPHEGHTAGRLKLTHILLAMIPAVVLGLIFHDVIKSLFYPQNVMYALVVGGFLLLAAEWLKPKKPRAVGLDDITHRQAFMIGCFQCLALWPGFSRSGATISGGMLVGVSRYAASEFSFILAVPMMMGATVLDLYKSWHFLSLADVPMFAVGFVTAFVVALIAIKTFLKVIKRISFIPFAIYRFIVAGVVYMVFM; translated from the coding sequence ATGACTGACCTGCATTCGCTGCTAATCGCATTTGTTCTTGGCGTGGTCGAAGGGCTGACCGAGTTTTTGCCCGTATCGTCTACGGGGCATATGATTATTGTTGGCCATTGGTTAGGGTTTGTTGATGAGAAAGCCAAGACGTTTGAAGTCATCATCCAGCTTGGCTCGATTCTGGCCGTCGTCGTCATGTTCTGGCGTCGTCTCTTTGGCCTGATTGGGATTCACTTTGGCAAGGTGCCGCATGAGGGGCACACGGCGGGTCGACTGAAGTTGACGCACATCCTGCTGGCGATGATTCCTGCCGTGGTACTTGGGCTAATTTTCCACGACGTCATCAAATCGCTGTTTTATCCACAAAATGTGATGTATGCGTTGGTGGTCGGTGGTTTCCTGCTGTTGGCGGCTGAATGGCTTAAGCCTAAAAAACCACGCGCCGTCGGGCTGGATGACATTACGCATCGTCAGGCGTTTATGATTGGCTGTTTTCAATGTTTGGCGCTGTGGCCCGGTTTTTCACGTTCGGGAGCGACCATCTCCGGCGGAATGCTGGTGGGCGTCAGCCGTTACGCGGCTTCTGAATTCTCTTTTATTCTGGCGGTTCCCATGATGATGGGCGCGACGGTTTTGGATCTGTATAAAAGCTGGCATTTCCTGTCGCTGGCTGATGTGCCAATGTTTGCGGTGGGGTTCGTGACAGCGTTTGTTGTGGCGCTAATTGCGATTAAAACCTTCCTGAAAGTCATCAAACGCATCTCGTTTATCCCCTTCGCGATTTACCGTTTTATCGTCGCAGGCGTGGTTTACATGGTCTTTATGTAA
- a CDS encoding DUF3820 family protein, translating to MEKEDLIDIATMQMPFGKYKGRVLIDLPEEYLLWFSRKDEFPHGRLGELMQVTLAIKIEGLQGLVTPLKRPRS from the coding sequence ATGGAAAAAGAAGACCTGATAGACATTGCCACGATGCAGATGCCCTTTGGCAAATATAAAGGGCGGGTGCTGATTGATTTACCAGAAGAGTACCTGCTGTGGTTCTCCCGCAAGGATGAATTTCCTCATGGTCGCTTAGGAGAATTGATGCAAGTTACGCTGGCAATCAAGATAGAAGGTCTGCAAGGGTTGGTCACGCCGCTGAAACGGCCCCGTTCCTGA
- the ligA gene encoding NAD-dependent DNA ligase LigA, whose translation MKPVKKEPAEVNAAALRVAELRRVLRHHEYKYHVEDAPEIPDIEYDKLMQELKALEAEHPELVTSDSPTQRVGAAPLAAFEQVRHEVPMLSLDNVFDEESYLAFSKRIGDRLKNGDDLTFCCELKLDGLAVSLLYEDGVLVQAATRGDGTTGENITSNIRTVAAIPLRLEGENIPRRVEVRGEVFMKHSGFEKLNEEARRTGSKVFANPRNAAAGSLRQLDPRITAKRPLTFFCYGVGLLEGGELPASHWERLMQFKEWGLPVSDRIKLCSGSAEVLDFYRQIEQTRSALGFDIDGVVVKVDSLALQERLGFVARAPRWAVAFKFPAQEQLTWVRDVEFQVGRTGAITPVARLEPVAVAGVIVSNATLHNADEIDRLGLQIGDRVIVRRAGDVIPQIVGIVESERPETVRPIVFPAACPVCGSDVERVEGEAVTRCTAGLICGAQRKEALKHFVSRRALDVEGMGDKIIDQLVEKEYVKTPADLFRLSAGLMTGLDRMGPKSATNLVNALEKAKSTTLARFLYALGIRDVGESTAANLAAHFGSLEALFAADEEALLAVPDVGKVVAAHVRHFLEEEHNQTVIRELTDPAGINIHWPEVQVVNAEEIDSPFAGKTVVLTGSLSILSRDEAKDRLTALGAKVSGSVSKKTDMVIAGEAAGSKLAKAQELGIPVIDEAEMIRLLGA comes from the coding sequence ATGAAACCAGTGAAGAAAGAACCAGCCGAAGTGAATGCGGCCGCACTGCGGGTAGCGGAGTTGCGCCGGGTCTTACGCCATCACGAATACAAATATCACGTTGAAGATGCGCCCGAAATTCCTGATATCGAATATGACAAGCTCATGCAGGAGCTGAAAGCCTTGGAGGCCGAGCATCCTGAACTGGTGACCAGTGATTCGCCTACGCAGCGCGTCGGTGCCGCGCCGTTGGCGGCATTTGAACAGGTACGTCATGAAGTGCCGATGCTATCGTTGGATAACGTATTTGATGAAGAGAGCTATCTGGCCTTCAGCAAACGAATTGGTGATAGGCTGAAGAACGGTGACGACCTGACATTTTGCTGCGAACTGAAACTGGATGGTTTGGCTGTCAGTCTGTTATATGAAGATGGCGTTCTGGTTCAGGCTGCCACGCGCGGGGATGGTACGACGGGGGAGAATATCACCAGTAACATCCGTACCGTTGCGGCGATCCCACTGCGCCTTGAGGGGGAAAATATTCCGCGCCGTGTTGAAGTACGCGGTGAAGTGTTTATGAAGCACAGCGGCTTTGAAAAATTGAATGAAGAAGCGCGGCGTACAGGGAGCAAAGTCTTTGCTAACCCGCGTAACGCCGCCGCCGGATCGCTGCGCCAGCTTGACCCACGTATTACGGCTAAACGCCCACTGACCTTCTTCTGCTATGGCGTCGGCCTGCTGGAAGGCGGTGAATTGCCCGCCAGTCACTGGGAGCGCCTGATGCAATTCAAGGAGTGGGGATTGCCAGTGAGCGATAGAATCAAGCTCTGTAGCGGCTCGGCTGAGGTACTCGATTTTTATCGCCAGATTGAACAGACCCGCAGCGCGTTAGGTTTTGATATTGATGGCGTCGTTGTCAAAGTTGACTCGCTGGCGTTGCAGGAGCGGTTAGGGTTCGTGGCTCGTGCACCGCGCTGGGCGGTGGCTTTTAAATTTCCCGCGCAGGAACAACTGACCTGGGTACGCGATGTCGAGTTTCAGGTAGGGCGGACGGGAGCGATTACGCCCGTTGCGCGTCTGGAGCCGGTCGCTGTAGCAGGGGTGATTGTCAGCAACGCCACGCTGCATAATGCCGATGAAATTGATCGACTAGGTTTGCAGATTGGCGATCGCGTGATTGTGCGCCGAGCGGGGGATGTGATCCCGCAGATCGTCGGTATTGTAGAATCTGAGCGACCAGAAACGGTGCGCCCGATTGTTTTCCCTGCGGCCTGTCCGGTGTGTGGATCTGACGTTGAACGTGTGGAAGGGGAAGCCGTTACACGTTGCACCGCTGGGTTGATCTGTGGTGCTCAACGCAAAGAAGCGCTGAAGCATTTCGTTTCTCGTCGTGCGTTGGATGTTGAGGGCATGGGCGATAAAATCATCGATCAACTGGTGGAAAAAGAGTACGTCAAAACGCCAGCCGATCTGTTCCGCCTGAGCGCTGGGCTTATGACCGGTTTGGATCGTATGGGGCCCAAATCCGCGACAAACCTGGTCAATGCGTTGGAAAAAGCGAAAAGCACCACGCTGGCGCGTTTCCTGTACGCGTTGGGGATTCGTGATGTTGGCGAATCAACAGCCGCCAATCTGGCTGCCCATTTTGGTTCGCTGGAGGCGCTTTTTGCCGCCGATGAAGAGGCGCTGCTGGCGGTGCCGGATGTCGGTAAAGTCGTTGCCGCGCATGTGCGCCATTTCCTTGAGGAAGAGCATAACCAAACGGTGATCCGCGAGCTGACCGATCCCGCAGGCATCAACATTCACTGGCCTGAGGTTCAGGTGGTCAATGCTGAAGAGATCGACAGCCCGTTTGCGGGAAAAACGGTGGTATTGACCGGATCGTTGAGTATTTTGTCCCGCGATGAAGCGAAAGATCGGCTAACGGCGCTAGGGGCAAAAGTCAGTGGTAGCGTCTCGAAGAAAACCGATATGGTGATCGCTGGTGAAGCCGCAGGCTCTAAGCTAGCGAAGGCGCAAGAATTGGGGATCCCAGTGATCGATGAGGCGGAAATGATCCGACTATTAGGGGCGTAA
- a CDS encoding inorganic triphosphatase, with protein MSEEIELKFIVHPDSVESLLTQLAEWESDYSQYEHMRAQRLSNIYYETADNYLRHHGIGLRIRGENERYEMTAKTAGKVIGGLHQHPEYNVALEKAELDLSLFPAEVWPEACDVASLQQSLNPLFSTDFTREKWVFTYYQSVIEVALDRGEIRAGDLSEPLCELEMELKLGQTAHLLALAKEIAEFGGMRQGSLSKAARGYHLAKGNPVRECIPLNRLIVDPKTNIDQAIRAALELALAHWQYHEELWVRGDSSARAALPQASALMREMLVLVGGVVLRKVTTLFRSALTTLENRLQGSAGTEICYSADYLQSKLVLTSWLVESGWRDYMDNKDRIKLQGSFKRFADIMLSRSTAELKSTFSSTLTDAQYEQQIPRLQRNLCAFLLLSGAYPAEQVEAYVEHWQTLLQEIERLAAGQAPSVYLEAQRKAVLTLSPFWLHSGGQ; from the coding sequence ATGAGTGAAGAAATTGAACTGAAGTTTATTGTTCATCCCGACAGCGTTGAATCGCTGCTGACGCAACTGGCTGAATGGGAGAGTGACTATAGCCAGTATGAGCACATGCGCGCTCAGCGTCTGAGCAATATCTATTATGAAACGGCGGATAACTATCTGCGTCATCATGGTATTGGCCTGCGTATTCGCGGTGAGAATGAACGCTACGAAATGACGGCGAAGACGGCGGGTAAGGTGATTGGTGGGCTGCATCAACACCCTGAATATAACGTTGCGCTGGAGAAAGCCGAACTGGATCTCAGCCTGTTTCCGGCGGAAGTTTGGCCGGAAGCGTGTGATGTTGCCTCGCTACAACAGTCACTCAACCCGCTGTTTAGTACAGATTTTACGCGTGAAAAGTGGGTGTTTACTTACTACCAAAGCGTGATTGAGGTTGCATTAGACCGCGGCGAAATCCGTGCTGGCGATCTGAGTGAGCCACTGTGCGAACTGGAGATGGAACTTAAACTGGGGCAAACCGCGCATCTGTTGGCCTTGGCAAAAGAAATCGCGGAATTTGGTGGTATGCGCCAAGGTAGCCTCAGTAAAGCGGCACGTGGATACCATCTGGCTAAAGGTAATCCCGTTCGCGAGTGTATTCCTCTCAATAGACTGATTGTTGATCCCAAAACCAACATCGATCAAGCCATCCGTGCGGCGTTAGAGTTGGCGCTGGCTCACTGGCAATACCACGAAGAGCTTTGGGTCAGAGGGGATTCGTCCGCTCGCGCAGCTCTGCCACAGGCCAGCGCGTTGATGCGCGAAATGCTGGTGCTGGTGGGCGGCGTCGTGCTACGCAAGGTCACCACGCTTTTCCGCTCTGCACTCACTACTCTGGAAAACCGGCTACAAGGTTCCGCTGGGACGGAGATCTGTTATAGCGCTGACTACCTGCAAAGTAAGTTAGTACTGACTTCCTGGCTAGTCGAGTCTGGCTGGCGTGACTATATGGATAATAAAGATCGCATTAAGCTACAGGGATCGTTCAAACGTTTTGCCGACATTATGCTAAGCCGTAGTACGGCGGAGCTGAAAAGCACCTTTTCTTCTACCTTGACAGATGCGCAGTACGAGCAGCAAATTCCTCGTCTTCAACGTAATCTCTGCGCATTTCTCCTGTTATCCGGTGCCTATCCGGCTGAGCAAGTGGAGGCTTACGTTGAACACTGGCAAACGCTACTCCAGGAAATTGAGCGGCTTGCTGCCGGGCAGGCTCCTTCTGTCTATCTGGAAGCCCAACGTAAAGCCGTGCTGACCTTGTCTCCGTTCTGGCTACATAGCGGCGGACAGTAA
- a CDS encoding multifunctional CCA addition/repair protein, with the protein MKIYLVGGAVRDSLLSLPVTEKDWVVVGATPEHLLAQGYQQVGKDFPVFLHPVSHDEYALARTERKSGKGYTGFVCHAAPDVTLEQDLLRRDLTINAIARTEQGELIDPYHGRHDLENRILRHVSDAFSEDPLRVLRVARFAARFAHLGFQIAEETLVLMQKMAHEGELAYLTPERVWKETEKALGTSSPDVYFQVLRDCGALAVLFPEIDNLYGVPAPAKWHPEIDTGIHTMMTVAMAARLSPEIDVRFATLCHDVGKGLTPPELWPRHHGHGPAGVKLVDALCQRLRVPNPIRDLAKLVAEYHDLIHTVQVLQPKTLLKLFDAIDVWRKPQRLEQLALTSEADARGRAGFEESPYPQGDYLREAFRVAAQVSSASVVADGFKGIDVRNELARRRIHALAEWKAQQPDVASTS; encoded by the coding sequence TTGAAGATTTACCTTGTCGGCGGCGCTGTTCGGGACAGCCTGCTGAGTTTACCCGTCACCGAAAAAGATTGGGTGGTGGTCGGCGCGACACCGGAACATCTGCTTGCTCAGGGCTACCAGCAGGTTGGAAAGGATTTCCCCGTTTTCTTACATCCTGTCAGTCACGATGAATACGCCCTCGCACGAACCGAACGCAAATCTGGCAAAGGCTATACTGGCTTTGTCTGCCATGCCGCACCGGATGTCACATTAGAGCAGGATTTGCTGCGCCGCGATTTGACCATCAATGCAATTGCTCGTACTGAGCAGGGTGAGCTGATCGATCCCTATCACGGTCGTCACGATCTCGAAAATCGCATATTGCGCCATGTCTCTGATGCTTTTAGCGAAGATCCGTTACGCGTCCTACGCGTCGCCCGTTTTGCCGCGCGCTTTGCCCATCTCGGCTTCCAGATTGCAGAAGAAACCCTGGTACTGATGCAAAAAATGGCGCATGAGGGCGAGCTGGCTTACCTGACGCCAGAGCGCGTCTGGAAAGAAACGGAAAAAGCACTCGGCACCTCATCGCCGGATGTCTATTTTCAGGTGCTGCGTGACTGCGGTGCGCTAGCCGTGCTGTTCCCTGAAATCGATAACCTCTATGGCGTGCCCGCTCCTGCCAAATGGCACCCGGAAATCGATACTGGCATCCATACCATGATGACAGTGGCAATGGCCGCGCGCCTCAGCCCAGAGATTGATGTACGTTTTGCCACGCTGTGTCACGATGTAGGAAAAGGGCTAACGCCCCCCGAACTGTGGCCACGGCATCATGGGCACGGCCCAGCGGGTGTCAAACTGGTTGACGCTCTGTGCCAGCGCTTGCGCGTACCTAACCCCATTCGCGATCTGGCGAAGCTGGTGGCGGAATATCATGACCTGATTCATACCGTGCAGGTGCTGCAACCCAAAACTCTGCTGAAGTTATTTGATGCGATTGACGTCTGGCGTAAGCCGCAGCGTCTGGAGCAGTTAGCGCTAACTAGCGAGGCCGATGCCAGAGGCCGGGCCGGTTTTGAAGAGAGCCCTTATCCACAAGGTGATTACCTGCGTGAAGCCTTCCGCGTTGCCGCGCAGGTCAGCAGCGCAAGCGTCGTCGCCGATGGATTTAAGGGGATTGACGTGCGCAATGAACTCGCTCGTCGCCGTATCCATGCACTGGCAGAGTGGAAAGCACAACAGCCTGATGTAGCGAGTACATCCTGA
- the glnE gene encoding bifunctional [glutamate--ammonia ligase]-adenylyl-L-tyrosine phosphorylase/[glutamate--ammonia-ligase] adenylyltransferase: MSILPLPALPALLTEHSQRALSRLQDVMPDEPITDSDAAVLALSDFVSDALALHPDWWQGIHQQPPQPEEWQHYADWLSHALADVNDENALMAALRQFRRHMLTRIAWSQALQTSTTEHSLRQLSELAEVVIIAARSWLYQACCREWGTPSNAQGVAQPLLILGMGKLGGGELNFSSDIDLIFVYPENGHTQGGRRELDNAQFFTRLGQRLIKVLDQPTVDGFVYRVDMRLRPFGDSGPLVLSFAAMEDYYQEQGRDWERYAMVKARLMGGMDDAYSQELRSTLKPFVFRRYIDFSVIQSLRNMKGMIAREVRRRDLRNNIKLGAGGIREIEFITQVFQLIRGGREPGLQGRSLLPTLQHVGTLGLLTPQQVLDLSSAYLFLRRLENLLQAIADEQTQTLPGDELNQQRLAWGMGFDSWDVLQAMLAQHMLAVRNVFDELIGDDAPDNNDIPEHSSYSSLWQDTLDDGELAPLTPHLTETVREKLMRTIVEFRHDVAKRTIGPRGRDVLDQLMPCLLAEVCARQEADTVLSRLTPLLLGIVTRTTYLELLLESRAALAQLIRLCAASPMVASQLARYPLLLDELLDASTLYQPTAPGAYSDELRQYLMRVPEDDEEQQLEAVRQFKQSQQLRIAAGDIGGVLPVMKVSDHLTYLAEAIIAAVVQQAWGQMVARYGQPSHLQHREGRGFAVIAYGKLGGWELGYSSDLDLVFLLDCPSDVMTEGERSIDGRQFYLRLAQRVMHLFSTRTSSGILYEVDARLRPSGAAGMLVSTVEAFDDYQRNEAWTWEHQALVRARMVYGESGVQQTFESIRRRILCAERDADTLRTEVREMREKMRQHLANKDKTLFDIKTDAGGITDIEFIAQYLVLRYAAQEPRLTRWSDNVRILELMAQYGVMEESEANALKLAYVTMRNELHHLALQELSGRVSQERFVAEREQVLVSWNKWLVGV, encoded by the coding sequence ATGTCGATACTTCCTTTGCCCGCTTTACCTGCGCTTCTGACGGAACACTCTCAGCGTGCATTGTCGCGTTTGCAAGACGTTATGCCTGATGAACCGATAACAGACAGCGACGCTGCTGTTCTGGCATTGAGCGATTTTGTCAGCGATGCGCTTGCGCTGCACCCTGACTGGTGGCAAGGGATTCATCAACAACCGCCACAGCCCGAAGAGTGGCAGCACTACGCCGACTGGCTGAGTCACGCATTGGCCGATGTTAACGACGAAAATGCGTTGATGGCGGCATTGCGTCAGTTTCGTCGCCATATGTTGACACGCATTGCGTGGTCGCAGGCGCTGCAAACCAGTACGACCGAACACTCGCTGCGTCAGCTTAGTGAATTGGCCGAAGTGGTGATTATTGCGGCCAGAAGCTGGCTATATCAAGCCTGCTGTCGTGAGTGGGGGACGCCTAGCAATGCGCAGGGCGTGGCTCAGCCTTTGCTGATTCTTGGCATGGGTAAATTAGGAGGGGGAGAGCTCAATTTCTCTTCGGATATCGATCTGATCTTCGTCTATCCCGAAAATGGTCATACGCAAGGCGGACGGCGTGAATTGGATAATGCGCAGTTCTTCACGCGTCTGGGGCAGCGGCTCATCAAGGTGCTGGATCAACCCACTGTCGATGGCTTTGTTTACCGTGTGGATATGCGGCTACGTCCCTTTGGCGACAGCGGGCCACTGGTACTCAGCTTTGCTGCGATGGAAGATTATTATCAGGAACAAGGCCGCGATTGGGAACGTTACGCGATGGTCAAAGCACGCCTGATGGGGGGGATGGACGATGCCTACAGTCAGGAACTGCGCAGTACGCTGAAGCCCTTCGTTTTCCGTCGCTATATCGATTTCAGCGTGATCCAATCGTTGCGAAATATGAAGGGTATGATTGCCCGTGAAGTGCGTCGTCGGGATCTGCGCAACAACATCAAGCTGGGGGCGGGGGGGATTCGTGAAATCGAATTTATCACGCAGGTTTTCCAACTGATTCGTGGCGGACGTGAGCCGGGACTACAGGGACGATCGTTGCTACCGACGCTCCAGCATGTGGGAACCTTGGGGTTATTAACGCCACAGCAAGTGCTCGATCTCAGTAGCGCTTACCTGTTTCTGCGCCGTCTGGAGAATCTGTTGCAGGCGATTGCCGATGAACAGACACAGACGCTGCCGGGTGATGAACTCAATCAGCAACGGCTGGCATGGGGAATGGGTTTCGACAGCTGGGACGTGCTGCAAGCTATGCTGGCACAGCATATGTTGGCGGTGCGGAACGTATTTGATGAGCTGATTGGCGATGATGCGCCGGACAATAATGATATCCCCGAACATAGCAGCTACAGCAGCCTATGGCAGGATACGCTGGATGATGGTGAACTGGCTCCGCTAACGCCGCATCTTACGGAAACCGTGCGTGAGAAGCTGATGCGAACGATTGTGGAATTCCGGCACGATGTGGCGAAACGCACCATAGGACCGCGTGGGCGGGATGTTCTGGATCAACTCATGCCGTGTTTGCTGGCGGAAGTGTGCGCTCGACAGGAGGCGGATACGGTGCTGTCTCGCTTGACTCCGCTACTGTTGGGCATCGTCACACGCACCACCTATCTTGAGCTGCTGCTGGAGTCTCGTGCTGCTTTGGCTCAGTTGATTCGCCTGTGTGCGGCGTCGCCGATGGTTGCCAGCCAACTGGCGCGTTATCCCCTCCTGTTAGATGAATTGCTTGATGCCTCAACGCTGTATCAGCCAACGGCACCGGGCGCGTACTCTGATGAGCTGCGTCAGTATTTGATGCGAGTCCCTGAGGATGATGAAGAACAACAGTTGGAGGCCGTTCGCCAGTTTAAACAGTCACAGCAGTTGCGCATCGCCGCTGGGGACATCGGCGGCGTATTGCCAGTGATGAAAGTGAGCGATCACTTAACGTATTTGGCGGAAGCGATTATCGCGGCAGTGGTTCAGCAGGCATGGGGACAGATGGTGGCGCGCTACGGTCAGCCATCCCATTTGCAACACCGCGAAGGGCGTGGGTTTGCCGTCATTGCCTATGGCAAGCTGGGCGGCTGGGAGTTGGGGTATAGCTCCGATCTGGATCTGGTCTTTCTCTTGGATTGCCCGTCTGACGTGATGACGGAGGGGGAACGCAGTATTGATGGTCGCCAGTTTTATCTGCGTCTCGCACAGCGTGTCATGCACCTGTTTAGTACTCGGACGTCATCAGGCATTTTGTATGAAGTGGATGCTCGTCTGCGCCCATCGGGCGCGGCAGGCATGTTGGTGAGCACAGTGGAAGCGTTTGACGATTATCAGCGCAATGAGGCGTGGACGTGGGAGCACCAGGCGCTGGTGCGCGCGCGTATGGTGTACGGTGAAAGCGGTGTGCAGCAAACCTTTGAGTCTATTCGCCGCCGCATTCTTTGTGCAGAGCGTGACGCCGATACTCTGCGAACCGAAGTGCGCGAAATGCGGGAAAAAATGCGTCAGCATCTGGCGAACAAAGATAAAACGCTTTTTGACATCAAAACGGATGCGGGCGGCATTACGGACATTGAATTTATCGCGCAGTATTTAGTACTGCGCTACGCCGCTCAGGAGCCGCGTTTGACCCGTTGGTCAGACAATGTACGTATTCTGGAACTGATGGCGCAGTATGGCGTGATGGAAGAGAGCGAAGCTAACGCGCTCAAGTTGGCCTATGTCACCATGCGCAATGAGCTGCACCATCTTGCCTTGCAGGAATTGTCCGGCCGTGTCAGTCAGGAGCGGTTTGTTGCAGAGCGGGAGCAAGTGCTGGTGAGTTGGAATAAATGGCTGGTGGGCGTGTAA